In Solanum stenotomum isolate F172 unplaced genomic scaffold, ASM1918654v1 scaffold17907, whole genome shotgun sequence, the following are encoded in one genomic region:
- the LOC125850581 gene encoding putative disease resistance protein RGA3: protein MEDVGNKFFQLLLQYSLLQDVKLNELNNITHCKMHDLVHDLAGDILQSKLFDQKSVGGENLSQVRYFGWNSPSDQMDMINEPGRLCTLFWKRNLSEDMLLNFQFLRVLNLSRSGIKELSAEIGKLIYLRYLDLSDTQIKALPNSICKLYNLQTFRVNDCSSLRKLPEEMANMISLRHIYCNYHYKLDMQIPLNMGQLTCVQTLKFFKVDSEKGCRIEELGHLKNLRGELTIRGLQSVRNKEEARTAYLQEKPNIYKLTYLWSHVESEGCEINDEHVLDGLQPHPNLKTLVVENYLGTIFPSWFNKELLPNLVMLKLSGCKKCKEIPSLGQLKFLRYLELIGFLELECIGPTFYGVEINGNIQVFPSLKELVLEEMHNFIEWKGDEVGERLFPMLEKLRITKCPLLKSTPSQFEILRELRIERVDSEMPLLNLCSNLTSLANLFVSNVKELTCLPDEMLCNNDSLQHLFISGCGEFRELPQCLYNLHSLKSLTIESCTNFNSFPVPRGENYLTSLQLFQLWYCDGLISLPSGMLEQCRSLLILIVKHCNYLVSLPLHVWEMPSLSYLDISHCPKLISVPAGDLHWLTGLQHLEIGPFSKMVDFEAFQLILNGIQQLLSLRTLMVYGHRHWDSLPHQLMQLSNLTKISIFNFGIKALPHRFDNLTSLETLLLVRSKRLRHVDFSSAMPKLRDLEIRGCPLLKALTDGLGKLASLEKLCLWSCEKLEHLPSRDSMRRLTKLRNLEIGGCPKLK, encoded by the coding sequence ATGGAAGACGTCGGGAACAAGTTTTTCCAACTCTTGTTGCAATATTCCTTGCTGCAAGATGTTAAGCTAAATGAGCTCAACAATATAACACATTGTAAGATGCATGATCTTGTGCATGATTTGGCTGGAGATATTTTGCAGTCTAAACTATTTGATCAAAAGAGTGTTGGAGGAGAAAATCTTTCTCAAGTCCGATACTTTGGATGGAACTCACCAAGTGATCAAATGGATATGATAAATGAGCCAGGACGTTTGTGCACATTGTTCTGGAAAAGAAATCTATCTGAAGATATGCTATTGAACTTTCAGTTCTTGAGGGTTTTAAATTTGTCCAGGTCAGGCATCAAGGAGTTATCAGCCGAAATCGGCAAGCTAATATACTTGAGGTATCTTGATCTCTCTGACACGCAGATCAAAGCCTTGCCCAACTCCATTTGCAAGCTCTACAATTTGCAAACATTTAGAGTCAATGACTGTTCTTCACTCAGGAAGCTTCCAGAAGAAATGGCAAATATGATAAGTTTGAGACACATATATTGCAACTATCATTACAAACTCGATATGCAGATACCACTTAATATGGGACAATTGACTTGTGTTCAAACCCTTAAGTTTTTCAAGGTGGATTCAGAGAAAGGTTGTCGAATAGAAGAATTAGGTCATCTGAAAAACCTTAGAGGTGAATTGACGATCAGAGGTCTGCAATCAGTCAGAAATAAAGAAGAGGCTCGAACAGCATATTTACAGGAGAAACCAAATATCTACAAGCTGACATATTTGTGGTCCCATGTTGAATCAGAAGGCTGTGAGATCAATGATGAGCATGTGTTGGATGGTCTTCAACCGCATCCTAACTTGAAAACTTTAGTAGTGGAGAACTATTTGGGGACTATATTTCCTTCATGGTTCAATAAAGAATTGCTACCGAATTTGGTCATGTTGAAATTAAGTGGTTGCAAAAAGTGCAAAGAAATTCCATCGCTTGGCCAACTGAAGTTCCTTCGGTATCTTGAGCTGATAGgattccttgaattggaatgcATCGGACCTACATTTTATGGTGTTGAGATTAATGGCAATATCCAAGTGTTCCCCTCATTGAAAGAACTTGTATTGGAGGAGATGCATAACTTTATTGAGTGGAAGGGAGATGAAGTTGGAGAAAGGCTGTTTCCCATGCTTGAGAAGTTGAGGATTACAAAGTGTCCACTGTTAAAGAGTACTCCAAGTCAATTTGAAATCCTCCGTGAATtaagaattgaaagagttgacaGTGAAATGCCATTGTTGAACTTGTGCAGCAACTTGACATCTCTTGCGAATCTTTTTGTCAGTAACGTGAAAGAGCTCACTTGTCTACCAGATGAGATGTTATGCAACAACGATTCTCTTCAACACCTATTCATCTCAGGCTGCGGAGAGTTTCGTGAATTGCCACAATGCTTGTACAATCTCCATTCTCTTAAGAGCTTAACGATTGAGAGTTGCAccaatttcaattcttttcCTGTTCCCCGTGGAGAGAACTACTTGACTTCCCTCCAATTATTTCAGTTATGGTATTGTGATGGATTGATTAGTTTACCAAGTGGAATGCTAGAGCAATGCCGGTCTCTATTGATTTTGATCGTCAAACACTGTAACTACTTGGTTTCCTTGCCTTTACATGTGTGGGAAATGCCTTCACTTTCATATTTAGATATATCACATTGTCCCAAATTGATTAGTGTACCCGCAGGGGACCTTCACTGGCTCACTGGGTTACAGCATTTGGAAATTGGTCCTTTCTCAAAGATGGTGGATTTTGAGGCATTCCAATTGATACTTAATGGCATCCAGCAGCTGTTGTCCCTTCGTACATTGATGGTGTACGGACATAGGCACTGGGATTCTCTGCCCCATCAGCTTATGCAACTCTCTAACCTAACAAAGATCTCGATATTTAATTTCGGAATCAAGGCTCTTCCTCATAGATTTGACAACCTTACTTCTCTTGAAACATTATTGCTAGTGAGGAGCAAACGGCTACGACATGTGGACTTCTCATCTGCCATGCCCAAATTACGTGATCTGGAAATCCGTGGTTGTCCATTATTAAAAGCTCTGACAGATGGGCTCGGCAAACTTGCTTCTTTGGAAAAGTTATGTTTATGGAGCTGTGAAAAACTAGAGCATCTGCCATCCAGAGATTCCATGCGACGCCTCACTAAATTACGGAATCTGGAAATTGGAGGCTGCCCAAAGTTAAAATAA